The Streptomyces sp. Mut1 genome window below encodes:
- a CDS encoding dihydrofolate reductase family protein, translated as MRKLVYFIASTLDGFIAGPDGDDPSGPDGFWPIPEDYLTHLIATYPETLPGPARAALGVTAEGTHFDTVLEGRRSYQVGLDAGVTDAYPHLRHLVFSRTLGESPDPAVEIVASDPVAKVRELKQEDGKDLWLVGGGELAGALHPEIDRLIVKLSPMTLGAGIPLFGRRAAFDPTAWSLTDHTVLESGAAYLTYECATTKVAVTD; from the coding sequence GTGCGCAAGCTCGTGTACTTCATCGCCTCCACCCTCGACGGCTTCATCGCCGGACCGGACGGGGACGACCCCAGCGGACCGGACGGCTTCTGGCCGATTCCGGAGGACTACCTCACGCATCTGATCGCCACCTACCCGGAGACCCTGCCGGGTCCGGCGCGGGCCGCGCTCGGTGTGACGGCGGAGGGCACGCACTTCGACACGGTGCTGGAGGGCCGCAGGTCGTACCAGGTCGGCCTCGACGCCGGAGTCACGGACGCCTACCCGCATCTGCGGCACCTCGTGTTCTCCCGCACCCTGGGCGAGAGCCCCGACCCGGCGGTGGAGATCGTCGCGAGCGACCCGGTCGCGAAGGTGCGGGAGCTGAAGCAGGAGGACGGCAAGGACCTCTGGCTGGTCGGCGGCGGTGAACTGGCCGGTGCGCTCCACCCGGAGATCGACCGGCTGATCGTGAAGCTGAGCCCGATGACGCTCGGCGCGGGCATCCCGCTGTTCGGGCGGCGGGCGGCCTTCGACCCGACGGCCTGGTCGCTCACGGACCACACGGTCCTGGAGAGCGGGGCGGCGTACCTGACGTACGAGTGCGCCACCACGAAGGTGGCCGTCACCGACTGA
- a CDS encoding tetratricopeptide repeat protein gives MTGSPHPAVERADLLIDLKRYEEARELLARRLAEDPEDIRAWTELARSHLGDQQNGAKALEATERALALNPEHVGALLVHANALRVGGRFPESEGVLREAIRLAPDHWFGYARLADWLWRIRMISSGQANGGQVRREDMTAGLREADLIAQEAIRLAPEEVYVYEVAWLIADMSGDRAAADRMDEAILRLDPQHERALARRTRKAATAPGVKATEAATLYADALASAPGSTPMRQGLDAASYRLLRGLRWPALLCLAFAAAGIDLFRTDGETQRELPLVLGQRLWDLVLMAVIWALCALLRYRRLRAGIRVNLPSLIRRLAWARIVLGQAAWALLCALLITQVPWTERTVPLVLFWAGLVPSVATMWFDRPKKG, from the coding sequence GTGACCGGCTCCCCGCATCCCGCCGTGGAGCGGGCCGATCTGCTCATCGACCTCAAGCGGTACGAGGAGGCCAGGGAACTGCTGGCCCGGCGGCTCGCGGAGGACCCCGAGGACATCCGGGCCTGGACCGAACTCGCCCGGAGCCATCTCGGGGACCAGCAGAACGGCGCGAAGGCCCTGGAGGCGACCGAGCGGGCCCTCGCCCTGAACCCCGAACACGTCGGGGCGCTCCTCGTGCACGCCAACGCCCTGCGCGTGGGGGGCCGCTTCCCGGAGTCCGAGGGCGTGCTGCGCGAGGCGATACGCCTGGCCCCCGACCACTGGTTCGGCTACGCCCGGCTCGCCGACTGGCTCTGGCGCATCCGGATGATCAGCTCGGGTCAGGCCAACGGCGGCCAGGTCCGGCGCGAGGACATGACGGCCGGGCTGCGGGAGGCCGACCTGATCGCCCAGGAGGCCATCCGGCTGGCCCCCGAGGAGGTGTACGTCTACGAGGTGGCGTGGCTCATCGCCGACATGTCCGGCGACCGCGCCGCCGCCGACCGGATGGACGAGGCGATCCTCCGGCTCGACCCGCAGCACGAACGCGCCCTGGCCCGGCGGACGCGGAAGGCGGCGACCGCCCCCGGCGTCAAGGCGACCGAGGCCGCCACCCTGTACGCCGACGCGCTGGCCTCCGCCCCGGGTTCCACACCGATGCGGCAGGGCCTGGACGCGGCCTCGTACCGTCTGCTGCGCGGCCTGCGCTGGCCGGCCCTGCTCTGCCTGGCGTTCGCCGCCGCGGGCATCGACCTGTTCCGGACGGACGGCGAGACGCAGCGGGAACTGCCCCTGGTCCTCGGCCAGCGGCTGTGGGACCTCGTCCTCATGGCGGTCATCTGGGCCCTGTGCGCCCTGCTGCGCTACCGCCGGCTGCGGGCCGGGATCCGGGTCAACCTGCCCTCGCTCATCCGGCGGCTGGCGTGGGCCCGCATCGTCCTGGGGCAGGCGGCGTGGGCCCTGCTCTGCGCGCTGCTGATCACCCAGGTCCCCTGGACGGAGCGCACGGTTCCGCTGGTGCTCTTCTGGGCGGGGCTGGTGCCGTCGGTGGCGACGATGTGGTTCGACCGGCCGAAGAAGGGCTGA
- a CDS encoding ATP-binding protein gives MSDDLPLIQSLRTAVAAAPADVPLRLHLAQLLLEADRADEAVAEAAVALQHAPGDARARDLMLRAMGAPPAPVPAPPSASAPAPAPAPASTPTPASPDERPRPRAGFDWRAAEDQVGDVVPPRFAGTPVRADGQDEPGDAEAWDVERPGAVRLADVGGMQDVKDRMEAAFLAPLRNPELRKLYGKSLRGGLLLYGPPGCGKTFLARAVAGELGAAFLSVSVNDVLDMWIGNSERNMHEIFETARRKAPCVLFLDELDALGAKRSRTAHSGMRNVVNQLLSELDGIESAANEGVFVLAATNVPWDVDNALRRPGRLDRTILVLPPDGPAREAILRYHLRDRPIENVDVGKLVKATDGLSGADLAHVCEAAAERALLDSVRTGTVRMIGTKDLLAAAKETVPSAEPWFASARNVAMFANEGGMYDDLVTYLKKRRKL, from the coding sequence ATGTCGGACGACCTCCCTCTCATACAGAGCCTGCGCACCGCGGTCGCCGCCGCGCCCGCCGACGTGCCCCTGCGACTGCACCTGGCCCAGCTCCTGTTGGAGGCGGACCGCGCCGACGAGGCCGTTGCCGAGGCGGCCGTGGCCCTTCAGCACGCGCCCGGGGACGCCCGGGCCAGGGACCTGATGCTCAGAGCGATGGGCGCGCCGCCCGCACCCGTACCCGCGCCTCCGTCCGCGTCCGCACCCGCACCCGCACCCGCACCCGCGTCCACGCCCACGCCCGCGTCCCCGGACGAACGGCCGCGTCCGCGCGCCGGGTTCGACTGGAGGGCCGCCGAGGACCAGGTCGGGGACGTCGTTCCGCCGCGGTTCGCCGGGACACCGGTCCGCGCGGACGGGCAGGACGAACCGGGCGACGCCGAGGCGTGGGACGTGGAGCGGCCCGGCGCCGTGCGGCTGGCCGACGTCGGCGGCATGCAGGACGTCAAGGACCGCATGGAAGCCGCCTTCCTCGCCCCGCTCCGCAACCCCGAACTGCGCAAGCTGTACGGGAAGAGCCTGCGCGGCGGGCTGCTGCTGTACGGCCCGCCCGGCTGCGGCAAGACGTTCCTCGCGCGGGCGGTGGCCGGCGAACTCGGCGCCGCGTTCCTGTCCGTCTCCGTGAACGACGTGCTCGACATGTGGATCGGCAACTCCGAGCGCAACATGCACGAGATCTTCGAGACCGCCCGCCGCAAGGCCCCCTGCGTGCTCTTCCTGGACGAGCTGGACGCCCTCGGCGCCAAGCGCAGCCGCACCGCGCACAGCGGCATGCGCAACGTCGTCAACCAGCTGCTCAGCGAGCTGGACGGCATCGAATCCGCGGCCAACGAGGGCGTCTTCGTGCTCGCCGCCACCAACGTGCCCTGGGACGTGGACAATGCCCTGCGCCGCCCCGGCCGGCTGGACCGGACCATCCTCGTCCTCCCGCCCGACGGGCCCGCCCGGGAGGCGATCCTCCGCTACCACCTGCGCGACCGCCCCATCGAGAACGTCGACGTGGGCAAGCTGGTCAAGGCCACCGACGGCCTGTCCGGCGCGGACCTGGCCCATGTCTGCGAGGCGGCGGCCGAGCGGGCCCTGCTGGACTCGGTGCGGACCGGAACCGTACGGATGATCGGCACGAAGGACCTGCTGGCCGCCGCGAAGGAGACCGTGCCGTCCGCCGAGCCGTGGTTCGCCTCCGCGCGCAACGTGGCGATGTTCGCCAACGAGGGCGGCATGTACGACGACCTGGTGACGTACCTGAAGAAGAGGCGCAAGCTGTGA
- a CDS encoding serine/threonine-protein kinase, which yields MSGQQPRRAGASQVFQPLAGDDPTTIAGYRLAAKLGAGGMGKVYLSYTPGGRPVAIKVIRPEFGEDPEFRRRFAQEVQSAQRVQGLFTAPVIDADTKGAQPWLATAYVPGPSLADAVVAHGALPVEAVLLLIAGMAEALHVIHGAGIVHRDLKPSNVLLAADGPRVIDFGIAYAADATSLTGSGVTIGTPSFMAPEQAAGRRVTPATDIFALGQVAAFASTGSPAFGEGTSHGVLYRIVHEDPDLTGVPERLMELVGRCLSKDPEDRPSVAEVIQLCQTANAETVLRRPEDWLPTPVAADITVRAAAPAPVQTPPPPSAAPATPPAETATPATPPAPEPEPATVQQPPAPAASTPPPGYGPPVTPPPGQGPQPVQPGPYGAQPVQPAAYGYPQQTYGYPQPASGHPTQPTPQAPAPTKRRRGRIVALAIAAALIFGLAGGGTAYFMLKDDGKDDRGTSSAKDKATPPAGETTPTPTPEDTSDEAADGGSPEEADVDPTPTADPTPDDFPGINLTAGYHLTLGDDEVRPQEGENDGYELSYDDDGYIDSETEGGKLILLDTGQHGSLDICRAETRFANHINVDQLSKGRQVCVTTGTGHMGLMTFQGQSPEDSPSNYITIDITVWRNALG from the coding sequence ATGAGCGGTCAGCAGCCACGCAGAGCCGGCGCCTCGCAGGTCTTCCAGCCCCTCGCGGGCGACGACCCGACCACCATCGCCGGATACCGGCTGGCCGCCAAGCTCGGCGCGGGCGGCATGGGCAAGGTCTACCTGTCGTACACGCCCGGCGGACGGCCCGTCGCCATCAAGGTGATCCGGCCCGAATTCGGTGAGGACCCCGAATTCCGCAGGCGGTTCGCACAGGAGGTGCAGTCCGCGCAGCGCGTGCAGGGGCTGTTCACCGCGCCCGTCATCGACGCCGACACCAAGGGCGCGCAGCCGTGGCTGGCCACCGCGTACGTGCCGGGGCCCTCGCTCGCCGACGCGGTCGTGGCGCACGGGGCGCTGCCGGTCGAGGCGGTGCTGCTGCTGATCGCCGGTATGGCGGAGGCGCTGCACGTCATCCACGGGGCCGGCATCGTGCACCGCGACCTCAAGCCGTCCAACGTGCTGCTCGCGGCGGACGGGCCCCGCGTCATCGACTTCGGCATCGCCTACGCGGCCGACGCGACGTCCCTCACCGGCAGCGGTGTCACGATCGGCACCCCGTCGTTCATGGCCCCGGAGCAGGCCGCCGGACGCCGGGTCACCCCGGCGACGGACATCTTCGCGCTCGGCCAGGTCGCCGCCTTCGCGTCCACGGGATCGCCGGCCTTCGGCGAGGGGACCTCGCACGGGGTGCTCTACCGGATCGTGCACGAGGACCCGGACCTCACCGGCGTCCCGGAGCGGCTGATGGAACTGGTCGGGCGCTGCCTGTCCAAGGACCCGGAGGACCGGCCCTCGGTCGCCGAGGTGATCCAGCTGTGCCAGACGGCGAACGCGGAGACGGTGCTCCGCCGCCCCGAGGACTGGCTGCCGACACCGGTCGCCGCCGACATCACCGTCCGTGCGGCGGCCCCCGCCCCCGTCCAGACCCCGCCGCCCCCGTCCGCCGCGCCGGCTACGCCCCCCGCGGAGACGGCCACGCCCGCCACGCCCCCGGCCCCGGAACCGGAACCGGCGACCGTCCAGCAGCCGCCGGCGCCCGCGGCGAGCACCCCGCCCCCGGGGTACGGCCCGCCGGTCACCCCGCCGCCGGGCCAGGGCCCGCAGCCGGTGCAGCCGGGCCCGTACGGTGCCCAGCCCGTCCAGCCCGCGGCGTACGGCTATCCGCAGCAGACGTACGGCTACCCGCAGCCGGCTTCCGGGCACCCGACGCAGCCGACCCCGCAGGCACCCGCGCCCACCAAGCGCCGGCGCGGCCGGATCGTCGCCCTCGCCATCGCCGCCGCCCTGATCTTCGGTCTCGCGGGCGGCGGAACGGCGTACTTCATGCTCAAGGACGACGGCAAGGACGACCGGGGCACCTCGTCCGCCAAGGACAAGGCCACCCCGCCGGCCGGAGAGACGACTCCCACGCCGACCCCGGAGGACACCTCCGACGAGGCGGCGGACGGCGGCAGCCCGGAGGAGGCCGACGTCGACCCCACCCCGACGGCCGACCCGACGCCCGACGACTTCCCCGGCATCAACCTCACCGCCGGCTACCACCTGACGCTCGGGGACGACGAGGTGCGCCCGCAGGAGGGCGAGAACGACGGGTACGAACTCTCCTACGACGACGACGGGTACATCGACTCGGAGACCGAGGGCGGCAAGCTCATCCTGCTCGACACCGGCCAGCACGGTTCGCTGGACATCTGCCGCGCGGAGACCCGGTTCGCGAACCACATCAACGTGGACCAGCTCTCCAAGGGCCGCCAGGTCTGCGTCACCACGGGCACCGGCCACATGGGGCTCATGACGTTCCAGGGCCAGTCCCCCGAGGACTCGCCCAGCAACTACATCACGATCGACATCACGGTCTGGCGCAACGCGTTGGGGTGA
- a CDS encoding SseB family protein — MSLRDLLRNEMFASMSCSEQMAALRSARLYFQRPESPGFLVSETTEGSVVPVFTSVEALGLFAGPCKWASTTVEDLVELLPPGVRALVDPLGRRPLVLDAQTLEVAKTGEAHDGGS; from the coding sequence ATGTCGCTGCGTGACCTGCTGCGCAACGAAATGTTCGCGTCGATGTCCTGCTCCGAGCAAATGGCGGCCTTACGCTCCGCCCGCCTGTACTTCCAACGCCCCGAATCCCCCGGTTTCCTGGTGAGTGAGACCACGGAGGGGTCGGTTGTGCCGGTCTTCACCTCCGTCGAAGCGCTGGGGCTGTTCGCCGGTCCCTGCAAGTGGGCGTCCACCACCGTCGAGGACCTCGTGGAGCTACTGCCCCCCGGCGTCCGCGCGCTGGTGGACCCACTGGGCCGGCGGCCGCTCGTGCTGGACGCGCAGACACTCGAAGTGGCGAAGACGGGGGAGGCACACGATGGCGGATCCTGA